In Aedes albopictus strain Foshan chromosome 3, AalbF5, whole genome shotgun sequence, the following are encoded in one genomic region:
- the LOC134290956 gene encoding uncharacterized protein K02A2.6-like translates to MREDICVKDGVILKDGRAVIPKSLQEKALNIAHEGHPLAAKLKTILRERVWWPGMAQDAEKWVRTCQSCAINGRPEKTTPMVRTVIPKTAWETIAIDFNGPYAKLGGIHILVIVDYRSRYLIARPVKSTSFERTKKVLDEVFDIEGFPECIKSDNGPPFNGDDYGRFCHERGIKTVFSTPHFPQQNGMVENYMKIINKSMSVAASSGGNYNEELQSAVRAHNAASHTVTKMPPEVIMHGRKIKRGLPLIDRKLLDYDNSGIDERDRAMKIQAKHREDARRGARKCQLKPGDTVIVERQTRAKGDSRFGTQRYTVMEERNGNLVLGDDEGRTIKRHVSQTKKVVEWREQSSGHPEAEDAIRTQRATRNRKIPKHLQDFICMADVNEN, encoded by the coding sequence ATGCGAGAAGATATTTGCGTCAAGGATGGTGTCATTTTGAAGGATGGTCGTGCAGTAATACCCAAATCTCTCCAGGAAAAAGCACTGAACATAGCCCATGAAGGACATCCCCTAGCCGCCAAACTGAAGACTATTTTGCGAGAACGTGTGTGGTGGCCAGGAATGGCGCAGGATGCCGAAAAGTGGGTCAGGACATGCCAGTCATGCGCAATCAATGGTCGGCCAGAGAAAACCACTCCGATGGTGCGTACCGTCATCCCCAAGACTGCGTGGGAAACCATCGCTATTGATTTTAATGGACCTTATGCCAAACTCGGAGGTATACATATCCTGGTGATTGTTGATTACCGTTCACGTTATCTCATTGCTCGTCCTGTAAAGTCGACCAGCTTCGAGCGAACAAAGAAAGTGCTCGACGAAGTTTTCGACATAGAAGGTTTTCCGGAGTGTATAAAAAGTGACAACGGTCCTCCATTCAATGGAGATGATTATGGTCGGTTCTGTCACGAAAGAGGGATCAAAACTGTTTTCTCGACACCACACTTCCCGCAGCAGAATGGCATGGTTGAGAATTATATGAAGATAATCAACAAGTCCATGTCCGTAGCTGCCTCCTCTGGGGGGAACTATAATGAAGAACTCCAATCGGCAGTTCGAGCGCACAATGCAGCTTCTCATACCGTTACAAAAATGCCACCTGAAGTAATTATGCATGGAAGGAAGATCAAGCGAGGCCTGCCGTTAATAGACCGAAAATTACTTGATTATGACAACAGTGGCATTGATGAGAGAGACCGAGCAATGAAAATTCAAGCTAAACATCGTGAAGATGCCCGCCGTGGAGCCCGAAAGTGCCAGTTGAAGCCTGGTGATACGGTGATAGTAGAGCGACAAACGAGAGCAAAAGGCGACTCTAGGTTTGGGACACAGCGTTATACGGTCATGGAAGAAAGAAATGGGAATTTGGTGCTTGGAGACGACGAAGGGCGTACGATAAAGCGACACGTGTCCCAGACAAAGAAGGTTGTGGAATGGCGCGAGCAATCATCTGGACATCCGGAGGCTGAAGATGCTATCCGAACACAACGAGCCACCAGGAATAGGAAAATTCCCAAACATCTACAAGACTTCATCTGCATGGCAGATGTCAACGAGAATTAA